TCTCATGGAGGCGCAGGCATCCGAGTGCGGAAAGTGTCCGAGTGCGGGGAGTGGCAGTGGTGACGAAGCCGAAGGTCGTTCTGGGCGTCAGCGGCGGCATCGCCGCCTACAAGGCGTGCGAGCTGCTGCGCCGGCTCACCGAGTCGGGCCACGACGTGCGCGTCGTGCCCACCGACTCCGCCCTCCACTTCGTCGGCGCGGCGACCTGGTCCGCGCTCTCCGGACACCCCGTCTCGACCGAGGTGTGGGAGTCGGTCCACGAGGTGCCGCACGTACGGATCGGCCAGGGCGCCGACCTCGTCGTCGTCGCCCCCGCCACCGCCGACATGCTGGCCAAGGCTGCCCACGGCCTTGCCGACGACCTCCTCACCAACACGCTGCTCACGGCTCGCTGTCCGGTCGTCTTCGCCCCGGCGATGCACACCGAGATGTGGGAGCACCCGGCCACCCAGGAGAACGTGGCCACGCTGCGCCGCCGCGGCGCCGTCGTCATCGAGCCCGCCGTCGGCCGCCTGACCGGCGTCGACACCGGCAAGGGACGGCTGCCGGACCCCGCCGAGATCTTCGAGGTCTGCCGGCGGATCGTCGCGCGCGGCGTCACCGCCCCCGACCTCGCCGGACGTCACGTCGTGGTCAGCGCGGGCGGCACCCGCGAGCCCCTCGACCCCGTCCGCTACCTGGGCAACCGCTCCTCCGGCAAGCAGGGGTACGCCCTGGCCAGGGCGGCCGCCGCGCGCGGGGCCCGGGTCACGCTCGTCGAGGCCAATACCGGCATCCCCGACCCCGCCGGGGTCGACGTGGTCCACGTCGGCACCGCCCTCCAGCTCCGTGAGGCCGTCCTCAAGGCCGCGGGAGACGCCGACGCCGTGGTGATGGCCGCCGCCGTGGCCGACTTCCGCCCGGCCGTCTACGCCTCGGGGAAGATCAAGAAGAAGGACGACGGGGGAGCGCCGACCGTCGAACTCGTCCGCAACCCCGACATCCTCGCCGAGCTCTCCACCGACCGCGCCCTGCCGGGTCAGGTCGTCGTCGGCTTCGCCGCCGAGACCGACGACGTCCTCGCCAACGGACGCGAGAAGCTCCGCCGCAAGGGCTGCGACCTGCTCGTCGTCAACGAGGTGGGGGAGCGCAAGACCTTCGGCTCCGAGGAGAACGAGGCTGTCGTGCTCGCGGCGGACGGCGCCGAGACCCCTGTGCCGTACGGGCCCAAGGAGGCGCTCGCCGAGACGGTCTGGGACCTGGCCCTGCCGCTTCTCCGCCCCACTGTCTGACGGACCTCACGGGGGATCGGACGCGCTCGATCCTGGCGCGGTGTCACCCTGCGGAGGCGTTCCGCAGGGTGGGAAACGCCGACTCGCGAGTGATTCCCGAGTGATTTACGCCCCACCGGAAGGGGCGCTCCCGCCGGGCCGGACGCCGGTTCCGGTCACCGCCGACCATTCGCCAGGCGAGACACCTGGTCCATTGCCCGACCACGACCGATAGACTGTTCGTGGAACGTCGCGGGGCGCAGCCCCCTGCCGGTCCGTCACGAGTAGCCAGCAGCCGCTGCAACCCCAGGGAGCGTTGTGTCCCGTCGTCTGTTCACCTCGGAGTCCGTCACCGAGGGTCACCCCGACAAGATCGCTGACCAGATCAGCGACACCATCCTCGACGCACTGCTGCGAGAGGACCCCACCTCGCGCGTCGCCGTCGAGACGCTGATCACCACCGGCCTGGTGCACGTCGCCGGCGAGGTGACCACCAAGGCGTGGGCGGACATCCCCACCCTCGTCCGGAACAAGATCCTCGAGATCGGTTACGACTCCTCGAAGAAGGGCTTCGACGGCGCCTCCTGCGGCGTGTCGGTGTCCATCGGGTCGCAGTCCCCGGACATCGCGCAGGGTGTCGACACCGCGTACGAGAAGCGGGTCGAAGGCGACGAGGACGAGCTCGACAAGCAGGGCGCGGGCGACCAGGGCCTGATGTTCGGCTACGCCTCGGACGAGACGCCCGAGCTGATGCCGCTGCCGATCCACATCGCGCACCGCCTCTCGCGCCGCCTCACCGAGGTCCGCAAGAACGGGACCATCCCGTACCTGCGTCCCGACGGCAAGACCCAGGTCACCATCGAGTACGACGGCGACAAGGCCGTCCGCCTCGACACGGTCGTCGTCTCCTCGCAGCACGCCTCCGACATCGACCTCGAGTCGCTGCTCGCCCCCGACATCCGCGAGTTCGTCGTCGAGCACGTGCTCGCGCAGCTCGTCGAGGACGGCATCAAGCTCGACACCGACGGCTACCGTCTCCTGGTGAACCCGACCGGGCGGTTCGAGATCGGCGGCCCGATGGGCGACGCCGGCCTCACCGGCCGGAAGATCATCATCGACACGTACGGCGGCATGGCCCGGCACGGCGGCGGCGCCTTCTCCGGCAAGGACCCGTCGAAGGTCGACCGGTCGGCCGCGTACGCGATGCGCTGGGTCGCGAAGAACGTCGTCGCCGCGGGCCTCGCCTCGCGCTGCGAGGTCCAGGTCGCCTACGCGATCGGCAAGGCCGAGCCCGTCGGCCTCTTCGTCGAGACCTTCGGCACGAACACGGTCGACACCGAGAAGATCGAGAACGCCATCGGCGAGGTCTTCGACCTGCGCCCGGCCGCGATCATCCGCGACCTCGACCTGCTCCGCCCGATCTACTCGCAGACCGCGGCCTACGGCCACTTCGGCCGCGAGCTGCCGGACTTCACCTGGGAGCGCACGGACCGCGTGGACGCCCTGAAGAAGGCCGCCGGACTGTAATACCCGGAGTCCCGGAGGGCGAGAGCTCCCGGAACTCCCGGCTGCACGTGACGGAAGCCCGGTACCCCTTGGGGGACCGGGCTTTCCGTCTGCCCGACTGTCGGTGCCGTCTGGTAGGTATGGGGCTGTGAGCAGCGAGAAGGAGAATTCCGACGGGCCCGAGCAGCTCGCGCTCATTCGGGAGACCGTCCGGAAGGCGAACGTGCCGAAGGCCAAGCCGCGGACCTGGCGAGGGGCCGCGCTGGCCAAGGAGCTGCCCGTCGCCCGGGTCGTCGTGAACAAGGGGGCGCTCCACCTCGACCAGTTCTTCGACTACGCGGTCCCCGAGGAACTGGACGACGCCGCCCGGCCCGGCGTCCGTGTCCGGGTGCGGTTCGGGGCGGGCGCGCACCAGGTGCGGAACGGGCGCCGCGAGGGCGGCCGGCTGATCGACGGCTTCCTCGTCGAGCGGCGGGCCACCTCCGACTACTCCGGACCCCTCGCCGCCCTCGCCGACGTCGTCTCGCCCGAGCCGGTCCTCGGCCCCGAGCTCCTCGGCCTCGCCCGGGCCGTCGCCGACCGGTACGCGGGCAGCCTCGCCGACGTGCTTCAGCTCGCCGTGCCACCGCGCAGCGCCCGCGCCGAAGGCCGGACCTCGCCGGAGCCCCTGCCGCCGCCGAAGCCCCCGGAGCCGGGGAGCTGGACGCGGTACGAGCAGGGGCCCGCCTTCCTGGACTCCCTCGCGCGCGGCGGCGCGCCCCGAGCCGTGTGGAACGCGCTGCCGGGACCGCACTGGGCCGAGGAGATCGCCCGGGCCGTCGCCGCGACCCTGGCATCCGGCCGGGGTGCGCTCGTCGTCGTACCGGACGGCCGGGCGGCCGGGCGGGTCGACGCGGCGCTGACCGAGGTCCTGGGGCCCGGGCGGCACGCGCTGCTCACCGCCGACGCGGGCCCCGAGAAGCGGTACGGGCAGTGGCTCGCCGTCCGGCGCGGCTCCGTGCGGGCCGTCGTCGGCACCCGGGCCGCGATGTTCGCCCCCGTACGGGACCTCGGCCTCGTCGTCATCTGGGACGACGGCGACGGCAGCCACAGCGAGCCGCACGCCCCGCAGCCCCACGCGCGCGACGTACTGATCCTGCGTGCCACCCACGACCGGTGCGCCTTCCTCCTCGGTGGCACCAGCTGCACCGTCGAGGCGGCCCAGCTCGTCGAGTCCGGCTGGGCCAAGGCGCTGACCGCCGGACGCGAGCAGGTCCGCAGGGCGGCCCCGCTGATCCGGACCGTCGGCGACGGCGAGCTGGCCCGCGACGAGGCCGCCCGCGCCGCCCGGCTGCCCTCCCTGGCCTGGCAGGCCGTACGGGAGGGGCTGAAGACCGGGCCGGTGCTCGTCCAGGTCCCCCGGCGCGGATACGTACCCCGGCTGGCCTGCGAGCGCTGCCGCACGCCTGCCCGCTGCCGCCACTGCGCCGGACCCCTGGAGGCCCCCGAGCAGCAGGAGCTGCGCTGCGGCTGGTGCGGTAACGGAGCTCCCGACTGGCACTGCGTGGCGTGCGGCTCGAACCGGCTGCGGGCCCAGGTGGTCGGCGCGCGGCGCACGGCGGAGGAGCTCGGCCGGGCGTTCCCCGCGGTGCCCGTACGGACCTCGGGGCGCGACCACATCCTGGACACCGTGCCCGGACGGCCCGCGCTCGTCGTCTCCACCCCGGGCGCCGAACCCGTCGCCGAGGGCGGCTACGCGGCCGCGCTGCTGCTCGACGGCTGGGCCATGCTCGGCCGGCCCGACCTGCGCGCGGGCGAGGAGGCGTTGCGCCGCTGGATCGACGCGGCCTCGCTGGTGCGGGGCCAGCCCGACGGCGGCACGGTGGTCGTGGTCGCCGAGCCGACGCTGCGGCCGGTCCAGGCACTCGTCCGCTGGGACCC
The sequence above is a segment of the Streptomyces sp. NBC_01255 genome. Coding sequences within it:
- the metK gene encoding methionine adenosyltransferase; amino-acid sequence: MSRRLFTSESVTEGHPDKIADQISDTILDALLREDPTSRVAVETLITTGLVHVAGEVTTKAWADIPTLVRNKILEIGYDSSKKGFDGASCGVSVSIGSQSPDIAQGVDTAYEKRVEGDEDELDKQGAGDQGLMFGYASDETPELMPLPIHIAHRLSRRLTEVRKNGTIPYLRPDGKTQVTIEYDGDKAVRLDTVVVSSQHASDIDLESLLAPDIREFVVEHVLAQLVEDGIKLDTDGYRLLVNPTGRFEIGGPMGDAGLTGRKIIIDTYGGMARHGGGAFSGKDPSKVDRSAAYAMRWVAKNVVAAGLASRCEVQVAYAIGKAEPVGLFVETFGTNTVDTEKIENAIGEVFDLRPAAIIRDLDLLRPIYSQTAAYGHFGRELPDFTWERTDRVDALKKAAGL
- the coaBC gene encoding bifunctional phosphopantothenoylcysteine decarboxylase/phosphopantothenate--cysteine ligase CoaBC; amino-acid sequence: MTKPKVVLGVSGGIAAYKACELLRRLTESGHDVRVVPTDSALHFVGAATWSALSGHPVSTEVWESVHEVPHVRIGQGADLVVVAPATADMLAKAAHGLADDLLTNTLLTARCPVVFAPAMHTEMWEHPATQENVATLRRRGAVVIEPAVGRLTGVDTGKGRLPDPAEIFEVCRRIVARGVTAPDLAGRHVVVSAGGTREPLDPVRYLGNRSSGKQGYALARAAAARGARVTLVEANTGIPDPAGVDVVHVGTALQLREAVLKAAGDADAVVMAAAVADFRPAVYASGKIKKKDDGGAPTVELVRNPDILAELSTDRALPGQVVVGFAAETDDVLANGREKLRRKGCDLLVVNEVGERKTFGSEENEAVVLAADGAETPVPYGPKEALAETVWDLALPLLRPTV
- a CDS encoding primosomal protein N'; translated protein: MSSEKENSDGPEQLALIRETVRKANVPKAKPRTWRGAALAKELPVARVVVNKGALHLDQFFDYAVPEELDDAARPGVRVRVRFGAGAHQVRNGRREGGRLIDGFLVERRATSDYSGPLAALADVVSPEPVLGPELLGLARAVADRYAGSLADVLQLAVPPRSARAEGRTSPEPLPPPKPPEPGSWTRYEQGPAFLDSLARGGAPRAVWNALPGPHWAEEIARAVAATLASGRGALVVVPDGRAAGRVDAALTEVLGPGRHALLTADAGPEKRYGQWLAVRRGSVRAVVGTRAAMFAPVRDLGLVVIWDDGDGSHSEPHAPQPHARDVLILRATHDRCAFLLGGTSCTVEAAQLVESGWAKALTAGREQVRRAAPLIRTVGDGELARDEAARAARLPSLAWQAVREGLKTGPVLVQVPRRGYVPRLACERCRTPARCRHCAGPLEAPEQQELRCGWCGNGAPDWHCVACGSNRLRAQVVGARRTAEELGRAFPAVPVRTSGRDHILDTVPGRPALVVSTPGAEPVAEGGYAAALLLDGWAMLGRPDLRAGEEALRRWIDAASLVRGQPDGGTVVVVAEPTLRPVQALVRWDPVGHAQRELAERAELGFPPVSRMAAVSGPPEAVEGFLAVAGLPGDAEVLGPVPLPVVRPGGPRRPGDPPPGEQWDRALVRVPPGSGAALAAALKQARAAGLARGGGEPVRIRVDPPDIG